One Burkholderia sp. PAMC 26561 genomic window carries:
- a CDS encoding LysR family transcriptional regulator — protein sequence MDTLQNMRVFSRVVEAGSFTAAAHQLNTTTAYASRAVSDLEAHLRTRLLNRTTRRIALTEAGERYLQRCEQILAYVDQAEAEAGDAHARPSGKLKMHAMAGIGQHYIVPMISRYQRLHPSVQIDLTLASRIPDLLDEGFDVSIVLGSELPDSGLVSQRLGSVFTIACASPAYIEAHGVPHSVADLNEHTCLQLVTPAFPPTRWTFDGPNGPESVNLGPTPFTVNVAEAMAVAISEGMGVGVLPTSSALPALRAGTIVRVLPEHTMQLFNVFALYPSRQYLDAKIRTWVDFLRSELPGALAADEKLLQEFVAA from the coding sequence ATGGATACCCTCCAGAACATGCGGGTGTTTTCGCGAGTCGTGGAAGCGGGCAGTTTCACTGCGGCAGCACATCAGTTGAATACAACGACGGCCTACGCTTCGCGCGCAGTATCCGATCTTGAAGCGCATCTGCGTACCCGTTTGCTCAATCGCACGACGCGCCGTATAGCCCTAACCGAGGCGGGCGAGCGCTATCTGCAGCGCTGCGAGCAGATCCTCGCCTATGTGGATCAGGCAGAGGCCGAAGCGGGAGACGCCCACGCCAGGCCTTCCGGCAAGCTGAAAATGCATGCCATGGCGGGTATTGGCCAGCATTACATCGTGCCGATGATTTCGCGTTATCAAAGGCTGCATCCATCGGTGCAGATAGACTTGACGCTCGCCTCGCGCATTCCGGACCTGCTAGATGAAGGTTTCGATGTATCGATAGTGCTTGGCAGCGAATTGCCCGATTCGGGTCTGGTCTCGCAACGTCTCGGCAGCGTTTTCACGATTGCGTGCGCTTCGCCCGCGTATATAGAAGCGCATGGCGTGCCGCATTCAGTTGCGGATCTGAACGAGCACACGTGTCTGCAACTCGTGACGCCGGCCTTTCCGCCAACTCGATGGACTTTCGACGGCCCGAACGGACCGGAAAGCGTCAATCTCGGCCCGACACCATTCACGGTGAATGTGGCAGAAGCCATGGCGGTGGCCATCAGCGAAGGCATGGGCGTTGGTGTGCTGCCCACATCGTCCGCGTTGCCTGCGTTGCGAGCCGGAACAATCGTGCGGGTGCTGCCGGAACACACCATGCAATTGTTCAATGTATTCGCGCTTTATCCGTCGCGGCAGTATCTGGACGCAAAAATCCGCACCTGGGTGGATTTCTTGCGCAGTGAGTTGCCTGGCGCACTCGCCGCTGATGAAAAATTGCTGCAAGAATTTGTGGCGGCGTAA
- the wrbA gene encoding NAD(P)H:quinone oxidoreductase: protein MNDILVLYYSRNGATRELAQAIAQGVDSVPGMQARVRTVPSVSTVCEATQPDIPSDGPPYAEVRDLEECAGLALGSPTRFGNMAAPLKYFLDGTSPQWLSGALAGKPASVFTSTGSLHGGQESTLLSMMLPLLHHGMLIVGIPYTEPKLTTTQTGGTPYGASHFARAETADIGISADEKALAIALGARLAQTALKLLRNA from the coding sequence ATGAACGACATTCTCGTGCTTTATTACAGCCGCAACGGCGCCACCCGCGAACTTGCCCAGGCGATTGCGCAGGGCGTCGACAGCGTGCCCGGCATGCAGGCGCGCGTGCGCACCGTGCCCTCCGTCTCGACCGTTTGCGAAGCAACGCAGCCGGACATTCCCTCCGACGGTCCGCCCTACGCCGAAGTACGCGACCTGGAAGAATGCGCGGGACTTGCGCTCGGCTCGCCGACGCGCTTCGGCAACATGGCTGCGCCGCTCAAATATTTCCTCGATGGAACCTCGCCGCAATGGCTTTCCGGCGCGCTCGCCGGAAAACCCGCGAGCGTTTTTACGTCCACCGGCAGCCTGCACGGCGGTCAGGAAAGCACCCTGCTTTCCATGATGCTGCCCTTGCTTCACCACGGCATGCTGATCGTGGGCATTCCGTACACCGAGCCAAAGCTGACCACCACGCAAACCGGCGGCACGCCCTACGGCGCGTCCCATTTCGCGCGCGCAGAAACGGCTGACATCGGCATTTCGGCCGATGAGAAGGCGCTCGCCATCGCGCTCGGGGCGCGTCTCGCTCAAACCGCGCTCAAACTTCTGCGCAACGCCTGA
- a CDS encoding O-acetylhomoserine aminocarboxypropyltransferase — protein sequence MSANRFDTLVLHAGAAPDPTTGARATPIYQTTSFSFRDTDHAASLFNMERSGHVYSRISNPTVAVFEERVAALEGGVGAIGTASGQAALHLAIATLMGAGSHIIASSALYGGSHNLLHYTLRRFGIDTTFVPPHDPDAWRAAIRPNTRLLFGETLGNPGLDVLDIATIAEIAHENRVPLLVDSTFTTPYLLRPFDHGADFVYHSATKFLGGHGTTIGGVLVDGGTFDFTASALFPEFTEPYDGFHGMVFAEESTVAPFLLRARREGLRDFGACLHPQAAWQLLQGIETLPLRMDRHVANTRKVVEFLLANPAVEGVAYPELESHRDYALAKRLLPRGAGAVFSFDLRGDVAAARRFIESLTLFSHLANVGDARSLVIHPASTTHFRMDAAALAAAGIAPGRIRLSIGLEDPDDLIDDLKRGLKASQKSEGSRA from the coding sequence ATGTCCGCCAACCGCTTCGATACCCTTGTACTGCATGCGGGCGCCGCGCCCGACCCCACTACCGGCGCGCGCGCCACGCCGATCTACCAGACCACGTCGTTCTCATTTCGAGACACGGATCACGCCGCGTCGCTCTTCAACATGGAGCGCTCCGGCCACGTTTATTCGCGCATATCGAATCCGACAGTCGCCGTTTTCGAAGAGCGAGTGGCGGCGCTCGAAGGCGGCGTGGGCGCAATCGGCACGGCGAGCGGACAGGCCGCGCTGCATCTCGCGATCGCCACGCTGATGGGCGCAGGCTCCCACATTATTGCGTCCAGCGCGCTTTATGGCGGCTCGCACAACCTGCTGCACTACACGCTGCGGCGCTTCGGCATAGACACCACGTTCGTGCCGCCCCACGATCCCGATGCCTGGCGAGCCGCAATCCGGCCGAATACGCGCCTCCTGTTCGGCGAGACGCTGGGGAACCCCGGCCTCGATGTTCTGGATATCGCGACCATCGCTGAAATCGCGCACGAGAACCGCGTGCCGTTGCTCGTGGATTCGACCTTCACCACGCCCTATTTGCTGCGCCCGTTCGATCATGGCGCCGACTTCGTCTACCATTCCGCGACCAAATTCCTGGGCGGCCACGGCACGACCATAGGCGGCGTGCTGGTCGACGGCGGCACATTCGACTTCACCGCGAGCGCCCTTTTCCCCGAATTCACCGAACCCTACGATGGCTTTCACGGCATGGTCTTCGCCGAAGAGAGCACGGTCGCGCCATTTCTGCTGCGCGCCCGCCGCGAGGGCCTGCGCGATTTCGGCGCATGTCTGCATCCGCAGGCTGCGTGGCAACTGCTGCAAGGCATCGAGACCCTGCCGCTGCGCATGGACAGGCACGTTGCCAATACGCGCAAGGTCGTCGAGTTCCTGCTTGCGAATCCGGCAGTCGAAGGCGTGGCGTATCCGGAACTGGAAAGCCATCGCGATTACGCGCTCGCCAAGCGACTCCTGCCACGCGGCGCGGGTGCTGTTTTCAGCTTCGATCTGCGCGGCGACGTGGCGGCGGCACGGCGCTTCATAGAATCGCTGACCTTGTTTTCCCATCTGGCCAATGTCGGCGACGCACGTTCGCTCGTCATCCATCCTGCATCGACCACGCATTTCCGCATGGACGCAGCCGCCCTTGCCGCCGCCGGAATCGCGCCAGGCCGTATCCGGCTGTCGATTGGCCTGGAAGATCCTGACGATCTCATCGACGACCTCAAGCGCGGACTGAAGGCATCGCAAAAAAGCGAAGGGAGCCGCGCATGA
- a CDS encoding YihY family inner membrane protein, translated as MLKFPIDLDTTKRLAGFVARRTGEDRVAQVAGSLTFTTVLSLVPLATVAFALFTAFPIFASFQMSLQDFLASHLMPSQINSQIFKYLNQFASKAKGLTTVGMIILFVTSVMTMMTVESAFNVIWRVRKSRPLAQRILVYWAIITLGPILFGVSLSMSSYLFAQSIAFAGSHNLLPPGIEWALTSATLPFTVVAFAMLYVFLPNCKVAWRDALVGGLIAAIAFELTKRGFGYYVRRIPTYTAVYGAFAALPVFLLWVYLCWMITLIGAMVTSALPAIRTGQFHRADFPGSDLLDALELLARLAEARDAGKPGYTGLELASMLRCDMDTTMRLVRKLDDLEWVARLENLRVPRYVLIASPQQITVSSLFDLFVIDREELDYQLRLDSSHIDDATLMNALSNDKMDVTLATLLAARTASREARAHESENAASMPRQTA; from the coding sequence TTGTTGAAGTTTCCCATCGATCTCGACACGACGAAACGGCTCGCCGGATTCGTCGCGCGTCGAACGGGTGAGGATCGCGTCGCGCAGGTGGCAGGCAGCCTGACGTTTACCACCGTGCTGTCGCTCGTGCCGCTCGCCACCGTCGCGTTCGCGTTGTTCACGGCGTTTCCGATCTTCGCCTCGTTTCAGATGTCGTTGCAGGATTTTCTTGCATCGCATCTCATGCCGTCGCAGATCAACAGCCAGATCTTCAAGTACCTGAACCAGTTTGCATCGAAGGCGAAAGGGCTGACCACGGTCGGCATGATCATCTTGTTCGTCACGTCGGTGATGACCATGATGACCGTCGAGTCGGCGTTCAACGTGATCTGGCGCGTGCGCAAATCGCGGCCGCTGGCGCAACGCATCCTGGTTTATTGGGCAATTATCACGCTCGGGCCGATCCTGTTCGGCGTGAGTTTGTCCATGTCGTCCTATTTGTTTGCTCAGTCCATCGCGTTCGCCGGGTCGCATAATCTTTTGCCGCCGGGGATCGAATGGGCGCTCACGAGTGCAACCCTGCCATTTACGGTTGTGGCGTTCGCGATGCTTTACGTCTTTCTGCCGAACTGCAAGGTGGCATGGCGCGATGCGCTGGTCGGCGGCCTGATCGCGGCGATTGCGTTCGAATTGACCAAGCGCGGTTTCGGTTACTACGTGCGCCGCATTCCCACTTATACGGCCGTCTACGGCGCGTTTGCGGCGTTGCCGGTGTTCCTGTTATGGGTCTATCTCTGCTGGATGATCACGTTGATTGGAGCGATGGTCACGTCGGCGTTGCCGGCCATTCGCACCGGCCAGTTTCATCGAGCGGACTTCCCGGGCAGCGATTTGCTGGATGCCCTCGAGTTGCTCGCGCGGCTCGCCGAAGCGCGCGATGCCGGCAAGCCCGGCTATACGGGGCTTGAGCTCGCAAGCATGCTGCGCTGTGACATGGATACCACCATGCGGCTTGTGCGCAAGCTCGATGACCTGGAATGGGTTGCGCGGCTCGAGAACCTGCGCGTGCCGCGTTATGTGCTGATCGCCAGTCCGCAGCAGATCACGGTGTCGAGTCTCTTCGATTTGTTCGTGATCGACCGCGAAGAACTGGACTATCAGTTGCGCCTCGATTCATCGCATATTGACGATGCAACCCTGATGAACGCGCTGAGCAACGACAAGATGGATGTCACGCTTGCCACGCTGCTTGCTGCGCGCACTGCTTCCCGGGAAGCTCGTGCGCATGAATCTGAAAACGCAGCGTCAATGCCGCGTCAGACCGCTTGA
- a CDS encoding metallophosphoesterase, translated as MKIRVLSDLHLEHDEPLAIPYAESDLVVLAGDIHNHAEGLRWAAENFGPDVPVIYVPGNHEYYDGEFGALETAMEGASNSLPNVHFLNNSALIDRYGKWRVLGTTLWTDFALYGSSDEALRISMQEAERVMVDFRGVIQVAWPEPEDEPRSFTASDSLALHQQARAWLQEELAKPFDGKTIVVTHHAPLRDSLAEKYATDRVSASFISDLPSLVREPVALWVHGHTHTAFDYFVEGTRVVCNPRGYRDRRTGLPENPSFEWDKVIEI; from the coding sequence GTGAAGATTCGCGTTCTGTCTGACCTGCACCTCGAACATGACGAACCGCTCGCCATTCCCTATGCCGAGTCTGATCTCGTCGTGCTTGCCGGCGATATTCACAATCACGCGGAAGGCCTGCGCTGGGCCGCCGAAAACTTCGGTCCCGACGTACCCGTGATTTATGTCCCGGGCAATCACGAGTATTACGACGGCGAGTTCGGTGCGCTCGAAACGGCGATGGAGGGTGCTTCGAACAGCTTGCCGAATGTGCATTTCCTGAACAACAGCGCGCTGATCGACCGGTACGGAAAGTGGCGCGTGCTCGGCACCACGCTGTGGACCGACTTCGCGTTGTATGGGTCGAGCGATGAGGCGTTGCGTATCTCGATGCAGGAAGCCGAGCGTGTGATGGTCGACTTCAGGGGCGTGATCCAGGTGGCGTGGCCTGAACCCGAGGACGAACCGCGCTCCTTTACCGCCAGTGATTCTCTGGCGCTGCACCAGCAAGCGCGTGCATGGCTGCAAGAGGAGCTCGCCAAGCCTTTCGATGGCAAGACGATCGTTGTCACGCATCACGCGCCGCTCAGGGACAGTCTTGCGGAGAAATATGCGACGGACCGGGTATCGGCGTCATTTATCAGCGACTTGCCATCGCTCGTGCGCGAGCCCGTTGCACTGTGGGTGCATGGCCACACGCATACGGCGTTCGACTACTTCGTGGAAGGAACAAGGGTTGTCTGCAATCCGCGTGGCTACCGGGACCGGCGCACGGGCTTGCCAGAGAATCCGTCATTTGAGTGGGACAAGGTAATCGAGATTTGA
- a CDS encoding CBS domain-containing protein: MRVSDILNVKGNALFTVTPDTPLSEAIDAMASHDIGSLVVIEYGDLAGMLTFREIIQILSKNGGSVGTFTIRKVMDDHPITCTPETDVNEVRRMMLEHHVRYLPVMEKGILMGVISFYDVAKAVVEEQGFENKMLKAYIRDWPEQQEEAR; the protein is encoded by the coding sequence ATGCGAGTCAGCGACATTTTGAACGTCAAGGGCAACGCGCTCTTCACGGTAACGCCCGATACGCCGTTGAGCGAAGCCATTGACGCAATGGCGTCACACGACATCGGTTCACTGGTGGTCATTGAATACGGTGATCTTGCAGGCATGCTGACGTTCCGCGAGATCATCCAGATCCTGAGCAAGAACGGCGGCAGCGTAGGCACGTTCACCATCCGCAAGGTCATGGACGACCATCCCATCACCTGTACGCCGGAAACCGACGTAAACGAAGTACGCCGCATGATGCTCGAGCACCACGTGCGCTACTTGCCGGTCATGGAAAAGGGCATCCTCATGGGTGTGATTTCTTTCTACGACGTCGCGAAAGCCGTGGTGGAGGAACAAGGTTTCGAGAACAAGATGCTCAAGGCCTATATTCGCGACTGGCCCGAGCAGCAAGAAGAAGCGCGCTGA
- a CDS encoding alpha/beta fold hydrolase: MMLDVGGAPAYAYTGGHAFEAGRPVAVFIHGAQHDHSVWALQTRYFAHHGLSVLAVDLPGHGRSAGPAKPSIAALADWVIALLDAAKVSRAMLIGHSMGSLIALDTAARHPSRVTCLSLLATAFPMTVSDALLNAARDREPDAIDMVNQWSHSSIAAKPSSPGPGFWLHGSNQRLMERMAVRGEPQLFHTDFSACNAYADGLERAAALQCPVQIVTGKRDAMTPPRASRALVDAMKHAGVPVDTVVLDAGHALMSEQPDATLAALFGFAKKNSMNQA, encoded by the coding sequence ATGATGCTCGATGTCGGCGGCGCACCCGCCTACGCATACACCGGCGGCCACGCGTTCGAGGCCGGACGTCCTGTGGCCGTGTTCATTCACGGCGCGCAGCACGATCACAGCGTCTGGGCGCTGCAGACCCGCTACTTTGCTCATCACGGCCTGAGCGTTCTTGCCGTTGATCTTCCCGGGCATGGCCGCAGCGCCGGGCCGGCGAAGCCGAGCATCGCCGCGCTGGCCGACTGGGTCATCGCGCTGCTGGACGCCGCGAAGGTAAGCCGCGCCATGCTGATCGGCCACAGCATGGGCTCATTGATTGCCCTCGATACCGCCGCGCGCCATCCATCGCGCGTGACCTGCCTTTCGCTGCTCGCCACCGCATTTCCGATGACCGTGTCCGACGCCCTCCTCAATGCCGCCCGTGACCGCGAACCTGACGCCATTGACATGGTGAACCAGTGGTCGCATTCCTCGATCGCCGCGAAACCTTCGAGCCCGGGCCCGGGCTTCTGGCTGCACGGATCGAACCAGCGCCTGATGGAACGCATGGCCGTTCGCGGCGAGCCGCAACTCTTTCACACTGATTTCAGCGCCTGCAATGCCTACGCGGATGGCCTTGAACGCGCCGCAGCGTTGCAGTGTCCGGTGCAGATAGTGACGGGCAAGCGCGACGCGATGACACCGCCCCGCGCGAGCCGCGCACTTGTCGATGCAATGAAACACGCGGGCGTTCCGGTGGACACCGTTGTACTGGACGCAGGCCACGCGCTCATGAGCGAACAACCTGATGCGACCCTTGCTGCGCTATTCGGTTTTGCGAAGAAAAACAGCATGAACCAAGCTTAA
- a CDS encoding MFS transporter yields the protein MSELPASAREKPAKPAHGDGQFRLLSERRFAPFFWTQFLGALNDNVFKVGFTSLVTFQAARFSGVDPKTAAFLISAIFILPFVLFSATSGQIADKYDKATLTRLVKTFEIAVMLVGGTGFVLHSAPLLYLCTFLMGVHSTVFGPVKYAYLPQHLQPSELVGGNGLVEMGTFVAILIGTIIGGASAGWMEHGAILLAVCCVAVALIGRVASSFVPSTAALQPDLKINWNPFTETWRNLALARRDRTVFLSLLGISWLWFVGATFLTSFFNFAKDVLSANPDVVTLLLGTFSIGIGTGSLLCEKLSKRRVEIGLVPLGSIGISVFAIDLFFASHKIVPAGHLMGVAEFLQIGVHWRILADLFLLAMFGGFYSVPLYALIQARSQPTHRARIIAANNILNSFFMIVSALMAMGLTSAGVGIPGLFLTTALLNIVVAAYIYSLVPEFLLRFLAWILVHTFYRIRLVNAERIPGHGAAVLVCNHVSFVDAIVIMSESPRPIRFVMDHRIFRSPLIGWLFRHVKAIPIAPAHEDAALLEKAYDACGRALAEGDLVCIFPEGKLTRTGELNPFRHGISEILRRRSAPVIPLALRGLWGSVFSRYGDTSWPRPIQRGVMSRLTLAVGEPIDPADATPEHLQQLVATLRGARK from the coding sequence ATGAGCGAACTACCTGCTTCCGCCCGCGAGAAACCCGCAAAGCCCGCACACGGCGACGGCCAGTTTCGCCTCTTGAGCGAGCGCCGTTTTGCACCATTTTTCTGGACGCAGTTTCTCGGGGCGCTCAACGACAACGTCTTCAAGGTCGGCTTCACGTCGCTCGTGACGTTTCAGGCCGCCCGTTTTTCGGGCGTCGATCCAAAAACCGCTGCCTTTTTGATATCGGCCATCTTCATCTTGCCGTTCGTGCTGTTTTCGGCGACATCGGGCCAGATTGCCGATAAATACGACAAAGCCACGCTCACGCGTCTTGTGAAGACCTTCGAAATCGCCGTGATGCTGGTTGGCGGCACGGGATTCGTGCTTCACAGCGCGCCGTTGCTCTACCTGTGCACCTTCCTGATGGGCGTCCATTCGACCGTTTTCGGCCCGGTGAAATACGCGTACCTGCCACAGCATTTGCAGCCGTCCGAACTCGTGGGTGGTAACGGACTCGTCGAGATGGGGACGTTCGTGGCAATTTTGATCGGCACGATCATCGGCGGCGCGTCGGCCGGGTGGATGGAGCATGGTGCGATTCTGCTCGCCGTGTGCTGCGTCGCAGTCGCGTTGATTGGCCGCGTGGCGTCGAGTTTCGTGCCCAGCACGGCGGCGCTTCAGCCCGATTTGAAGATCAACTGGAATCCCTTCACCGAAACGTGGCGCAATCTCGCGCTTGCACGCCGCGACCGGACTGTATTCCTGAGCCTGCTCGGTATCTCGTGGCTATGGTTTGTCGGCGCGACTTTCCTCACGTCGTTTTTCAACTTCGCCAAAGATGTGCTGTCGGCGAATCCCGACGTGGTCACTCTGTTGCTGGGGACGTTTTCGATAGGCATCGGCACAGGTTCGCTTCTGTGTGAAAAGCTCTCGAAGCGGCGCGTCGAGATCGGGCTTGTTCCGCTGGGATCGATTGGTATCAGCGTGTTTGCCATCGACCTGTTTTTTGCGAGCCATAAGATCGTTCCGGCCGGTCACTTGATGGGCGTTGCCGAATTCCTCCAGATCGGCGTCCACTGGCGCATTCTGGCGGACCTGTTCCTGCTCGCCATGTTCGGCGGTTTTTACAGCGTCCCGCTGTACGCGCTGATCCAGGCGCGCAGCCAGCCGACGCATCGCGCGCGGATCATTGCCGCGAACAATATCCTCAACTCGTTTTTCATGATCGTGTCGGCGCTGATGGCCATGGGATTGACGTCAGCGGGCGTGGGCATTCCGGGACTGTTCCTCACCACGGCGTTGCTCAATATCGTGGTGGCCGCCTACATCTATTCGCTCGTGCCCGAATTCCTGCTGCGGTTTCTCGCGTGGATTCTCGTGCACACGTTCTACCGGATCAGGCTTGTCAACGCCGAGCGGATTCCCGGGCACGGCGCGGCTGTGCTGGTCTGCAACCATGTGAGTTTCGTCGATGCCATCGTGATCATGTCGGAAAGTCCCCGGCCGATTCGCTTCGTGATGGATCATCGGATTTTTCGCTCGCCGCTGATCGGCTGGCTCTTTCGCCATGTAAAGGCAATTCCGATCGCGCCGGCCCACGAAGACGCGGCGCTGCTCGAAAAGGCCTACGATGCCTGCGGCCGCGCGCTTGCCGAAGGCGACCTCGTCTGCATCTTCCCCGAAGGCAAGCTGACGCGAACGGGTGAACTGAACCCGTTCCGCCACGGCATCAGCGAGATTCTGAGACGCCGGTCGGCGCCGGTCATACCGCTGGCGCTGCGTGGTTTGTGGGGCAGCGTCTTTTCCCGTTATGGGGACACGAGCTGGCCGCGTCCGATCCAGCGCGGCGTGATGAGCCGGCTGACGCTGGCGGTTGGCGAGCCGATCGATCCCGCCGATGCCACCCCGGAACACTTGCAACAACTCGTTGCGACGCTCCGGGGCGCCCGCAAGTAG
- a CDS encoding FAD-binding oxidoreductase → MTTTNDRSKYFVEACIEAIGAANVLTDSHDTAPYLTDWRKRYRGETCAVLLPGDTEQVARVVRLAREHRLPIVPQGGNTGHSGGATPDASGTQVVISLRRMNRIRSIDSINNTITVEAGVILADIQARAEQEQRLFALSLAAEGSCTIGGNLSTNAGGTAVLRYGNTRELCLGLEVVTPQGDVWNGLRGLRKDNTGYDLRDLYIGAEGTLGIVTAAVMKLHPAPVARVTALAALESPHAALDFLATAQRYAGPLLTGFELMSDFALHLVTTHFPQMRYPFSEKHGQTVLLELSDNESEAHGRALFERLMEHAMEQGLVQDAVVAENLSQTRAFWNLREHIPLAQAQEGLNIKHDISVPISSIGDFIAQTDALIARSIPGVRMVTFGHLGDGNLHYNVQAPAGVDPKVFLAEHQVSVNALVYEQVNAYHGSISAEHGLGQLKVAEAMHYKSPVEIRLMRAIKTALDPENLMNPAKVLPDVRAS, encoded by the coding sequence ATGACCACAACCAACGACCGTTCAAAGTACTTCGTGGAAGCCTGCATCGAGGCGATCGGCGCCGCGAATGTCCTCACCGATTCGCACGACACCGCGCCGTATCTCACCGACTGGCGCAAGCGCTACCGCGGTGAAACATGTGCCGTGCTTCTTCCGGGCGACACAGAACAAGTGGCAAGGGTCGTGCGGCTTGCGCGCGAACATCGTCTTCCGATCGTGCCGCAAGGGGGCAATACAGGCCATTCCGGTGGAGCGACGCCCGACGCCAGCGGCACGCAGGTCGTCATCAGCTTGCGCAGGATGAACCGTATTCGCAGCATCGACTCGATCAACAACACCATTACCGTGGAGGCCGGTGTAATCCTCGCCGACATTCAGGCGCGCGCCGAACAGGAACAGCGTCTTTTTGCGCTCAGCCTGGCGGCCGAAGGCAGTTGCACGATCGGCGGAAATCTTTCAACGAACGCAGGCGGCACCGCCGTGCTGCGCTATGGAAACACACGCGAGTTATGCCTCGGACTGGAAGTGGTCACGCCACAAGGCGACGTCTGGAACGGCTTGCGCGGGCTGCGCAAGGACAACACCGGTTACGACTTGCGCGATCTTTATATTGGCGCGGAAGGGACGCTCGGCATCGTTACGGCTGCGGTGATGAAATTGCATCCGGCGCCCGTCGCTCGCGTGACGGCGCTGGCGGCCCTCGAGTCGCCTCATGCCGCACTCGATTTCCTCGCCACTGCACAGCGTTATGCGGGTCCGTTATTGACCGGCTTCGAATTGATGTCGGACTTCGCGCTGCATCTGGTGACCACGCATTTTCCGCAAATGCGTTATCCGTTCTCCGAAAAACACGGTCAGACCGTGCTGCTCGAACTATCGGATAACGAAAGCGAAGCACACGGCCGCGCTCTGTTCGAACGGCTGATGGAACACGCGATGGAGCAAGGCCTGGTTCAAGACGCGGTGGTCGCGGAAAATCTGTCTCAGACCAGGGCTTTCTGGAATTTGCGCGAGCACATTCCGCTCGCGCAGGCCCAGGAAGGACTCAATATCAAGCACGACATCTCGGTGCCGATCTCAAGCATCGGAGATTTCATCGCGCAAACCGATGCCCTGATTGCCCGATCCATTCCGGGCGTTCGCATGGTGACCTTCGGGCATCTCGGCGACGGCAATCTCCATTACAACGTGCAGGCGCCGGCAGGCGTCGACCCGAAAGTCTTCCTCGCCGAACATCAGGTGAGTGTGAATGCGCTCGTTTATGAACAAGTGAATGCCTATCACGGCAGCATCAGCGCCGAACACGGTCTGGGTCAATTGAAGGTAGCCGAGGCGATGCACTATAAGTCCCCGGTAGAAATACGCTTGATGCGTGCAATCAAGACCGCACTCGACCCCGAGAATTTGATGAATCCGGCCAAGGTGTTGCCGGACGTGCGCGCATCGTGA
- a CDS encoding DUF2069 domain-containing protein codes for MSATPANGASARIAFFSLIALIALSLAWELWLAPLRPGGSALALKAIPLAFALRGTFRRNLYTLQWASMLVLLYFAEGIVRGMTDGGLSARLGWIEAVLALVYFVCALAFVAPFKRAARAAKRQGTGAAADQNGL; via the coding sequence ATGAGCGCCACGCCTGCCAACGGGGCTTCCGCGCGCATCGCGTTTTTCAGCCTGATCGCGCTGATTGCGTTGTCGCTCGCGTGGGAGCTGTGGCTTGCGCCTTTGCGTCCCGGCGGCTCGGCGCTCGCACTCAAGGCGATCCCGCTCGCGTTCGCGCTTCGAGGCACATTCAGGCGCAACCTGTACACGCTGCAGTGGGCGTCGATGCTCGTCCTGCTCTACTTCGCCGAAGGCATTGTCCGCGGCATGACAGACGGCGGGTTGTCGGCGCGCCTCGGCTGGATTGAAGCCGTGCTTGCGCTCGTGTACTTCGTCTGCGCGCTTGCTTTTGTCGCGCCGTTCAAGCGCGCTGCCCGCGCGGCGAAGCGCCAGGGAACCGGAGCTGCCGCCGACCAGAATGGTTTGTAG
- a CDS encoding Mpo1-like protein, protein MAQTAHSDHFASFAEFYPYYLEEHRNVVSRRLHFIGSLGVIGCLAMAIATDDWLWLPAAVICGYGFAWVGHFFFEKNRPATFRHPLYSLMGDWVMFKDICIGRISL, encoded by the coding sequence ATGGCCCAGACCGCTCATTCGGATCACTTTGCGAGCTTCGCGGAGTTTTATCCGTACTATCTCGAAGAGCACCGCAACGTGGTGTCGCGGCGGCTTCATTTCATTGGTTCGTTGGGGGTGATTGGTTGCCTGGCCATGGCCATCGCAACGGATGACTGGCTCTGGCTTCCGGCCGCGGTCATTTGCGGCTACGGCTTTGCCTGGGTTGGCCATTTCTTCTTCGAGAAAAACCGCCCCGCCACGTTTCGCCATCCGCTTTATAGCCTGATGGGCGACTGGGTGATGTTCAAGGACATCTGTATTGGCAGGATTTCGCTTTAG